The window ATTCTACGCCGGGCTGAACCCGAACACGCTCTCCGATTACGTCGCATCGTTCGGCGGAATCGTCTGGCGTGCGATGCCGAACTTCTGGTTGGCGATTATGCTCGTCACTGCCCTCTCACAGACCGGGCAGTGGACGAATGGGTTCTTCACGTGGCAGACGTGGATTGTGAAGACGAACGTCGTCACACCGCCGGCGCTCGGCTTCTTCCAATCACCGCTACAGGGATTCATCGAAGACCCGGGTGGATGGATTAACTCGTTCGTCAGGGCGACCAAGCAGATTGCACCTGCGGCGCTCGTCCTCGGGTCGGCGTCGATGGGTAACGAGATGCGTATCGGCCGGACGGCAGTCCTCGAGACCATCAACTCGAACTACGTCGAGACGGCCCGCGCGAAAGGTGTCTCCGGTCGCTCGCTCGTCTGGAAGCACATCTTCCGCAACGCGCTCATCCCGCTCGTTCCCATCATCACTGGCGAGGCGTTCTTGCTTCTCGGCGGGTCCGTCTTCGTCGAGACCGTCTTCGCCATCAACGGGCTCGGATGGCTGTTCTTCAACGCAGCCATCAACGGCGACTTGCCACTCATCGGGACGCTGATGTACATCTTCATCCTCATCCTGGTTGGCACGAACATCCTGCAGGACTTCCTGTACACAGTCATCGACCCGCGCGTCGGGTACGAGGGGTGAATCACAGTGAGTACACCAACAGAAACCGAAATACCGCTTCGACAACGAGTCGCTGAGAATCCCCAACCAGCGCTGATTTGGGCCGCAGTCGGTGTGGTCCTCCTCGGCGTCGAACTTGGCGCAATCCTTCAGGTCCTCGGTGCCATCGCTGGCGTCATCGTCAACCTCCTGCCGGGAGACCCCGGTGCCGCCGCAGTGAGTTCTCTCCAGGAGTCGCTCAAAGGCATCCCGACGCTCGTCTCCCGCGACTTCATCCCGAATCAGGGCTACTGGGACGGGTCGCAGTGGATCGGAACCTTCCTCGGTCTCTCACCCGCCGCGGCGTGGGCGATTCGCGTCACCGTCGTGTACGCGTACGCCTTCGCAATCCTCGGTTGGCTCTGGAACGGCTACAATCGCTACCGACGATTCTACCGCCGCGTCGACTGGACGCCGCGTGACGACGTCGTCAACCGCTTCCGGGGTCACACCTGGGGCCAGTTTGGACTTATCATTACTATCACGTTTGTGGTTATGGCGGTATTCGCCCCCGCGCTCGGACCGACCACCATGGAGGAGAACATCCTCCAACCGTACGACTACGAAGTCAGCTACTGGGACGACGAGAGCCAGTCCGTCCAGACGGTTCTCGTCGGCGAAGCCAACCTCGGGTCTGGTTCGCAGGGTGCCGGTGACGAGAACGTCGCGCCGATGACCTACGACGACTACGGCAGATTCCATCCCTTCGGGACAGCGACAAATGGGAAGGACTTGTTCACACAGGTGGTGTTCGGAGCGAGGATATCGCTCACCATCGCCACTGTCGCCATGGGAATCGCTGGTATCATCGGGCTCTCGTTAGCAATGCTAACCGCCTACTACAAGGGCCTCGCCGACTTGGCCATCGTGCTCGCGAGTGACTCGATACAGGCGTTGCCGGTCATCATGGTCCTCATCTTGATGCTCGTCATCTTCCAGAACACCTGGGTGAGGGAGTTGTACGACGGCGCAGTGCTCATCATCCTCATCTTCAGCCTCGTCTACTGGCCGTTCATCTGGCGGTCGATACGTGGTCCAGCGTTCCAAGTGTCCGAACAGGACTGGATCGACGCCGCGAAATCCTTCGGTCAGACGCCGGGACAGGTCATGCGCAAGCACATGGCTCCGTACGTGTTCAGTTACATGCTCATCTACGCGTCGCTCAGTCTCGGTGGTATCATCATCAGTGTGGCCGGCCTCTCGTACCTCGGTCTCGGTATCACGGCACCGACGCCCGAGTGGGGCCGTCTCATCGCCGACGGACAGCAGTACGTCGCGAGTCCCTCGTGGCACATCTCGCTGCTCCCCGGTGTGCTCATCACGCTCGTCGTGACGGGCCTGAACGCATTCGGTGACGGTATCCGCGACGCAATCGACCCGCAGGCCGACACCGGTGACGAGGCCGCGGCGACCGGAGGTGGCGCATGAGCACCGAACAGACGACCACGACGCGCCAGAAGGGCGAGCCGATTCTGTCGGTCGAGAACCTTCGCACCGCGTTCTACACAGACAAAGAGGTCATCCGTGCCGTCGACGGCATCTCGTTCGACATCCACCGCGGCGAGACGGTCGGTATCGTCGGCGAATCCGGGTCCGGGAAGTCCGTCACCGCGCGGTCTATCATGCGACTCGTCGACAATCCGGGTCGCATCGAGAACGGTCGCATCATGTACGACGGCGAGGACCTCCTCGACAAGACACCCAAGCAGATGCGCCGCATCCGTGGCGGCAGTATCGCGATGGTGTTCCAGGACCCGTTGACGAGTCTGAACCCCGTCTACACCGTCGGGAACCAGATCAAAGAAGCGCTCCGTCTGCACCGCGGTATGAGCGGGTCGAAGGCGACGCGCGAAGCCATCGAACTGCTCGAAGCAGTCGGGATTCCGGACGCGCACCGTCGAATCCGCGAGTACCCACACCAGTTCTCTGGTGGGATGCGACAGCGTGCCGTCATCGCGATGGCCCTCGCGTGCGACCCCGAACTGCTCATCTGTGACGAACCGACGACGGCACTCGACGTGACCATCCAGGCGCAGATTCTGGAACTCCTCGAAGAACTCCAGGAAGAACGTGACCTCGCTATCATGTTCATCACCCACGACATGGGTGTCATCGCCGAAATCGCAGACCGCGTCAACGTGATGTACGCGGGCGAAATCGTCGAGAGCGCACCGGTCGTCGAACTGTTCGAGTCGCCGAAGCACCCCTACACGCAGGGTCTCCTCGGTTCGATACCCGGACAGGGCCTCGAAGAAGGTGGTCGCCTCGCGACCATCGAAGGCGACGTGCCGACGCCGAACGAAGAACCGACCTACTGCCGATTCGCACCGCGATGCTCCAAGGCGTTCGGCGAGTGTGACACCGTCCACCCGGTTCCGGTCGACGTGGGTGACGACGCGACCCAGCATCGTGCGTCGTGTCTACTCTACCCAGAAGACCTCCCGACGGCGGAGGCAGTCGACGTCCACCGCTCGGGCGGTACAGACGGAGGTGACCAGCGATGAGTACGACGTCCACTGAAGAAGAGAAGATGAGCCACGAATCCGGAGAGACGCTCCTCGAAGTGAACGACCTCAAGACGTACTACGAGGACGGCGGCCTACTCAGCAGCAACCCTGTGAAGGCAGTCGACGGCGTCTCGTTCAGCATCGAACGCGGCGAGACGCTCGGTCTCGTCGGCGAGTCTGGGTGTGGAAAGTCCACGCTCGGTCGGACGCTGATGCGCCTCGAAGAAGCGACCGCTGGCGATGTCAAACTCAACGGGACGGACATCACGACGCTGTCCGGCGCGGACCTCAAACAGTTCCGCAACGACGTGCAGATGGTCTTTCAGGACCCCGATTCGAGCCTCAACGAGCGGATGACGGTCGGCGAAATCATCCGCGAACCGCTCGACGTGCACGACTGGAAGACGCCGAAAGAGCGTCGCCAGCGCGTTCGCGAACTCCTCGAGACCGTCGGTCTGCAGGAAGAACACTACTACCGCTACCCCCACCAGTTCTCCGGTGGGCAGCGACAACGTATCGGCATCGCCCGTGCCCTCGCACTCGAACCCGAGTTCATCATCCTCGACGAACCGGTCTCGGCACTCGACGTGTCGGTGCAGGCGAAGATTCTCAACCTGCTCGAAGACCTCCAAAACGAGTTCGGCCTGACGTACCTCTTCATCGCCCACGACCTCGCGGTCGTCAAGCACATCTGTGACCGCGTCGCGGTGATGTACCTCGGCAACATCATGGAGATTGGTCCGGCCGACGAGATGTTCGAGTCGCCGGCGAACCCGTACACGCACGCGCTCTTGTCGTCGATTCCCGAACCGAACCCGACGGCCGAACGCGACCGTATCACGCTCCGTGGCACGCCGCCGAGTCCGCGTGACCCGCCAGCAGGGTGTCCGTTCTCGACCCGTTGTCCGGTCAAGATTCGCCCCGAGCAGTACAGGAGCCTCGACGACGACCTCTGGGAACGCATCGAAGTGTTCCGCGAAGTCCTCCGCGAGCGTTCGCGCGCAGAACCGTCGCTGTCGGACCGCGTCCGCGACCTTCTCGGCCGCGAGACGCACCAAGCCGGGATGGACGAGACACTCACCGAACTGTTCGGTGACCTCGACGTTCCGACGGACGTGATGGACCACCTCCGTGAGGCCGCAGACTACGCAGAGAACGACGACGAAGACGCAGCACGCACCTACCTCCGCGAGGAGTTCGGCAGCGTGTGTGACCGCGAACGGCCCGACCAACTCGGCGTCGGTGACCGTGGCCGACTGAGCCTCTGTCACCGCCACGAAGAGCAGTACGAAGAACCCGCAGCAGTCTTCGAGACACTCGTCCAGTAATCGATGGAGTTCGACCCACGCCGAATCGGTGTCAAGACCATCGACGCGGTGGTCTACGCCATCTTCCTCACCGGCGTGGTGTTCGCTCTCACCGCGACCGTGAGCTTCGCCGCCGGCGGCGGACTTCCGGGTGCGAAGTGGCTGATGTTCTTCCTCGGTTTCACGATGCTCGCGTACGCGTCGCTCAAACTTCGTCCGAAAGCGGCGTGGAAGGGCGGCCGAGACGACGGCGGCCTGTTCGCCGGCGACGACGAACCCGTCGGTATCGAGAAACTCGTCGGGGGTCTCCTCGACCGCGTGTTGCCGCCGTCACTTCGCCCGGTTCCGGACGAACGCCCGTCGAGCGGGGCGAAACTGTTCCTCGCAGCGGTCTGTATCCTCGGCACGTCGTTCGTCATGGAAGTCGTCTTCGGCATCAACTACTGACGGCGACGGCGAGTCACCGAATCGGGAGTCACGTCGCGCCCTGTGGTCCGATGCCTTTTACCATATCCATCGTCCACCACAGATATGGTCGAGTCTGGAGACGAAGACGTACCCAACGTCGAACGAATCGCGAGCGAGGCGGACCGCCGTCGCGAGGCGTGGGGTGCGACCCTCGACGACATGACAGCGCTGGCCGACGAGTACGAAGAAGAGGGGTGGGACACCGTACGTATCGCCGCAGGCGACACCGGCACGTTCGGCCCCGGCGACGCGAAAGCGGACGAGGAAGCGTTCGGTATCGCGTACGTCGTTCCGGGCGACAAAGCCGAAGAAGTCGCCGACCTCTTCGAGGAGTCATCGTTCCCCGAGTACGAAATCTACCGGGCGGAGAACGACGGACTCGTCTACATGGTGACCGCGCTGTTCGCGCCAGACATCCAGACGGCCGTGTTCGTCGCCGGCGCGTTCGAACTGCGTCACGCGCTCAACTGCGCGACGACCGCAGTCGAGCGGGGTCGCATGTACAGTTACTTCCAGAAACTCGACGGAACGCTCGTCGGCGTCGTCGAACACGATGACCCCGACAAATTCTTCCCCGACCTCGACGCAGTCCGCCGATTCGCACCGAACGCCGGCGACGACGAGACGGCGGACGACGCCGCAGACGACACCGACGCGTAACTGTTCTCTCTGACGCGGCGGTCCGGACGAACCCCCTTTTGGTGTGTCAACGAGGCGAGAGCGTTCGCAGAGTACATTAGGCGGGGGGATGAAAGCGGGGGTATGAAAGTAGCCGACGCGATGACACCCGGTGAGGAGGTCGTGACCGTGTCCCTTCCGGGCACCCGCGACGACGTTCTGGAATACCTCCAAGAGCGTGGCTTCTCCTCCGTACCCGTCGTAAAAGAGACCGACGACGGCGCGACGTATCGCGGCCTCATCTCCCGAGAAGACCTCATCAAGCACCCCGACGAGGACCAACTCGCCGTCCTCGTACGCGAAGTGCCGACTGCGAGCGCAGACGACGACTTAGACGCAGTCGCTGCGACGATGGTCGCAGAAGACGCCCGCCGAATCCCCGTCGTCGACGGCGACGCAATCGTGGGTATCATCACCGTGACCGACGTGGTCCGCGCCATCGCGCGCGGCGACATCGACGGTGAGACACTCGTCGGTGACCTCGCGTCGAAGAACGTCAACACGACGTACGTCGAGACGCCCCTCCCGGTCGTCGAGCGTGAGATTTACTACGCGAACGTCCCGTACGCCGTCGTCCTCGACAAGGAGACCTCGCTGGCCGGCATCGTCACCGAAGTCGACATCATCGAAGTCGCCCGCGTCGTCGAAGGCGAAGCGGGGACCGGTGACTCCGTCGCCAACCAGGACGACGAGTGGATGTGGGAAGGCATCAAGGCGGTCGGCAACCGCTACATCCCGACCCGCAACGTCGAGATTCCGGCCGAACCGGTCTCGAAGTTCATGAGCGACGACCTCGAAACCGTCTCGACGCGGGCCAGTGCCAAAGACGCCGCGCAGATGATGATTCGCGAGGACATCGAGCAGATTCCGCTCGTGACCGGCGACGAACTCATCGGCATCGTCCGCGACATCAACCTGTTGGAGGCACTGTATGAGTGAGGGCACCGAGTCGGCCGCACTCGCCGAACTTGCGAAGCGCCGCGGGTTCTTCTTCGGTTCCTCGGAAGCCTACGGCGGCGTCGGCGGCTTTTACACGTACGGCCCGCAGGGTGCCGCGCTGAAGTCCAACGTCGAAGAGGCGTGGCGTGACCGCTTCGCGGTACAGGAGGGTAACCTCGAAATCGAGGCCCCGACAATCATGCCCGAACCCGTCTTCGAGGCGTCCGGTCACCTCGACGGCTTCGACGATATGCTCGTCGAATGTGCCGAGTGTGGTGAGTCCCACCGCGCGGACCACCTCATCGAGGACAACTCCGAACTGGAGGACGCCGAGACGCTCTCGCCGGAGGAAGCGGCGGAGAAAATCGCGGACCTCGGTCTCGTCTGTCCGAACTGCGGTGCCGAACTCGCTGGCCAATCGGTCGAAGAGTTCAACCTGATGTTCGGCACGAACATCGGCCCCGGTTCGAAGACGCCCGGTTACCTCCGACCCGAGACGGCACAGGGTATCTTCGTGGAGTTCCCGCGCATCAAAGAGTACGCGCGGAACCGCCTCCCGTTCGGCGTGACGCAGGTCGGCCGCGCCTACCGCAACGAGATTAGCCCGCGCAAGAACATCGTCCGTACCCGTGAGTTCACGCAGGCCGAACTCGAGCAGTTCATCGACCCCGAACGCGACGAACCGGACCTCTCGTCGGTCGAAGACGTGGAGGTACGCCTCTACCCGGCGACCGAACAGCAAGACGACGACGGCGACTACCTCGACACCACCATCGGCGAGGCAGTCGACGAGGGCATCATCGCCAACGGGTGGGTCGGCTACTACCTCGGCATCGCACAAGAGTGGTACGAGCACATCGGCGTCGACATGGAGCGGTTCCGCTTCCGCCAGCACCTCCCCGGCGAACTCGCCCACTACGCCGCCGACTGTTGGGACGCCGAGAGCGAGGTCGACGGCGACTGGATAGAAATCGCCGGCTTCGCCTACCGCGGCGACTACGACCTCTCGAAGCACGGCGAACACGCCGACGACGACTTCACCGTCTTCCAGCAGTACGACGAACCAAAGACGGTCGAACGCGCCGTCGTCGACCCGGACATGGCGACGCTCGGCCCCGAGTTCGGCGCACAGGCCGCCGACGTGGCCGAGGCACTCGAAACGCTCGCGGAACGTGACCCTGACGCCTTCGACGCCGACGAAGTCACCCTCGACATCGACGGCGAAGCGGTCACCGTCGACACCGACGTGGCGAACTTCTCCGTCGAGACGCAGACCGAAGCGGGTGAGCACATCACGCCGCACGTGGTCGAACCGTCGTTCGGTGTGGACCGTACGGTCTACACACTCCTCGTCCACGCGTACGAGCAAGACGAAGTCGACGGCGAAGCGCGGACGTTCCTCTCGCTGTCGCCCACGATTGCGCCGACGAACGTCGGTGTCTTCCCCCTCGTCAGCAACGTCGACGAACTCGTCGACCTCGCGGACGACGTGGCCGAAGAGCTCCGGGCCGCCGGGTTCGCAGTCGTCTACGACGACTCCGGCAGCATCGGCCGGCGCTACCGCCGGCAGGACGAAGTCGGCACGCCGTTCTGCGTCACCATCGACCGCGACGGTATCGAAGGCGCGGGTGACACCACCGTGACCATCCGCGAACGCGACACCGGTCGGCAGGTTCGCGTCCCGGTCGACTCACTCGTCGAGACGTTCGTCGGCCTCCGCGCAGGCACCACCTCGTTCGACGACGTGCTCGACGCGAACGAAGTCGTCGAGGCGTAATCCACCCGTGGGTCGCCCGAGCACCGCCGAGATAAAACGGCGACTGGTCCACGCGAGTGGGTCGGGGATGCCACTCCTGTACATCCTCGGCATCGTCGACTGGCAGACACTCGGGTACCTGTTCGTCCTCGCGTCGGTCACCGTGACCGTCCTCGAAATTCTGCGCCTCTACGGCGACTTAGACTGGCGTATCTACGACGAACTCACCCGCGAGTACGAACAGGACAACGTCGCAGGGTACGCGCTCTACACCTACAGTCAAACCGCCGTCGCCCTCGTCTTCGCGCCGCCCGTGGCCGTCCCCGGGATGTTGATGCTCACCATCGGTGACCCAATCAGCGGTCTGCTCGGGTCTGCACCGGTCGGCGAGATGAAGTCGCTGCGTACCCTCGCGGCGATGTTTACCGTCTGTTTCGCCCTCGCCGCCCCGTTCGTCGTCCCGGTGGCGGGCGTCGTCGTCGGGGGTGTCGCTGCGGCGGCGGGTGCGCTCGGTGCGACGGCCGCCGACGGCGTGAAACCCGTCGTCGCGGGGTACGTCATCGACGACAACCTCTCGATTCCGCCCGTGGCCTGTACGGCAATCGCAACTGTGCTGTTTTTCGTTGCCTGAGCGAAAGACAGGCGTTCGTCGTCTACCCGGAGGACGACTTTATTTCACCGGGTCACTAATCTCTCTGTCGTGACTGTCTACGAGAGCGACCTTCCGGGCGTCGGAAAGAAGCACGAGGTGGAACTCGGCGACGGTGCCCGACTGGTCATCGTCACCCACAACACGGGGAAACGAGAGGTGTTCCGCCGCGCGAGCGCCGACAGCGACTCGGAGAAACTGTTCGAACTCGACGACGAACTCGCACGGCAGGTCGGGACGCTCCTCGAAGGGGCGTACTTCCAACCCGTCGAGACGACCGATATCGAGACGCTCCTCGGAGATAGTACTCTCCTCGAGTGGGTCGAGGTCAGCCCGGACTCCGACGTTGCCGGGAAGACACTCGGCGAGTCGGACCTCCGACAGGCGACCGGTGCGTCGGTCATCGCCATCGAACGCGACGACGAAGTCATCACGTCTCCGGGTGGCGAGACGCCCATCGAGGCCGGTGATACGCTCATCGTCATCGGCCCGCGGGAGTCCTGCCGCGAGTTCGCGGCACTCGTGAAAGGAGCCTAATGGCAGCGGAACTGCTCGAATTCGGGTACCTGTTCGTCGTCCTCGCCGTCACGGGAGCGGTTGCGCTCCGACTCGGCCTCTCTGTCATCCCGCTGTACGTCGTCGGCGGCGTCGTCGTCGGCCCGTACGTCGCCGGCCGATTCGGTCTCCCGTACGTCGCCGACGGCGAAGTCGTGACGCTCCTCGCGGAACTCGGTATCGTGTTGCTGTTGTTCTTCCTCGGACTGGAGTTCAGCCTCGACAGACTCCGCGCCGCGCGCAGTAACATCGGCCGTGCGGGCGCGATAGACCTAGTGGTGAACCTCCCACTGGGCGTCGTCATCGGCCTCGCTCTCGGGTGGTCTGTCGTCGAGGCGTTCCTCCTCGGCGGCATCGTCTACATCTCGTCGTCCGCCATCGTGACGAAGACGCTCATCGACCTCGGATGGATTGCCGACCCCGAATCCGAGCCGATTCTGGGGACGCTCGTCTTCGAGGACCTCGCTATCGCCGTCTACCTCGCCGCCGTCACCTCGCTCGTCCTCGGCGGCGAGGGCGGACTCGCCGCCATCGGACGCTCGCTCGCCATCGCGTTCGGCTTCCTCGGCCTCCTGTTGGTACTCGTCCAGTACGGCACACCGTTGTTCACCCGCGTCCTCGACGTGGAGAATCAAGAGGCGTTCGTCCTGCGCGCACTCGCCGTCGTCGTCCCCGTCGCCGGGGCGGCGCTGGCACTCGGCGTGAGCGAGGCGGTTGCCGCCTTCTTCGTCGGCATGGGCTTTTCGACGAGTGGGCACCGTGAGACCATCGAGCGGCGGTTGACGTCCGTCCGCGACGTGTTCGCGGCGATATTCTTCTTCTGGATTGGCCTCGGCACGGACCCGACGTTGCTGGCGGCGGTTGTCGTTCCACTCGTAGTGGCCGTGGTGTTGACGACGCCCGCGAAAGTCGTCTCGGGCTATCTCGGGGGGCGCGTCTACGACCTCTCGACGCACCGGTCGCTCCGTGTCGGCGTCGGCATGGTCCCGCGCGGCGAGTTCTCGCTTGTCATCGCGGCGCTGGCGGCGTCGGGGTCGACACAGGTGATGCGCGAGGCCATCCCGGCGTTCGCCGTCGGCTACGTGCTCGTCATGAGCGCCCTCGGAACGGTGTTGATGCAGCGGTCTGACCTCGTCGAACGACTGGTCTTCCGCGGTGGGTCGGCGAAGGCGGACTCCTGACCGAGAGGGAGACATCCGACCAGACGGCCACAGAATACGTTTCGAACGCGTGACTCACGGCCTGACGCACCCATGACACTCATCGAATGGCTCGCCATCGGCCTCGTCGTGCTCGTCGTCCTCGCACTCGTGGTCGCGCTGTTCGACGAAGAACTCCTCTTGGAACTCGCCGTCGAGGTGCTCGACTGAGGCGAAGGTTGCGTCCCCGAAAGAATTTAATAGGGACGATGTTGTAGGGTCTCACAACCATGGCGACTCGCAGCACCTTCGCCACTTTTGCCCCGCTGCGAGCCGCTGCTGTCCGACGACGACGACCGGCCCCTCAGGGCCAGTAATATCATATCCTTCGGGACACGTCGAAATTGCTAATCTACAGTTTTCTTGCCTATAGGCATCTCTACCACTTAATTTCACAAATTGAATGCAAAGAATTTATTTAGTTACTCCTTCCACAGTCAGGTACATGAAGAAAGTCGCACTCGCGTTCTCCGGCGGACTGGACACCACAGTCTGCGTCCCAATCCTCGAAGAAGAATACGGCTACGACGAAGTCATCGGCGTCACCGTCGACGTCGGTCAGCCCGAAGAAGAGTTCGACGAGGCCTACGAGACGGCCGAGGCACTCGGACTCGAACACTACGTCATCGACGCGAAAGACGAGTTCGCACAACTCTGTCTCGACTCGGTGACCGCCAACGCGGACTATCAGGGCTATCCGCTCGGGACAGCGCTCGCACGCCCGGTCATCGCTAACGCCATCCTCGACCTCGCACAAGAAGAGGGCTGTGACGGCATCGCCCACGGGTGTACGGGCAAAGGCAACGACCAACTCCGCTTCGAAGCGGTCTGGCGCGCCTCCGACCTCGAAGTCATCGCCCCCGTCCGCGAGATGGGCATGACCCGCGAGTGGGAAATCGAGTACGCCGCCGAGAAAGACCTGCCCGTACAGGGCGGCAACGAGGGCGTCTGGTCCATCGACACGAACCTCTGGAGCCGTTCCATCGAGGGTGGCAACCTCGAAGACCCCGGCTACGTCCCGCCGGAAGACATCTACGAGTGGACCGACCAGCCCTCGGGTGAGACGGAACTCATCGAGATTACGTTCGAAGACGGCTACCCCATCGCCATCGACGGCGAGGAGATGGAGGCCCTCGAACTCATCTCGTACCTCAACGAGAAGGCCGGTTCCTACGGCGTCGGCCGCACGGACATGATGGAAGACCGCATGCTCGGCCTGAAGGTGCGCGAGAACTACGAGCACCCGGCCGCGACGACGCTCCTCAACGCCCACAAGGCGCTCGAAGGCCTCGTCCTCACGAAAGAAGAGCGTGACTTCAAGGCCACAGTCGACAACGAGTGGTCCCAGAAGGCCTACGAAGGCCTCATCGACGCCCCCCTCGTCGGGGCGCTGGAAGCCTTCCTCGAAAAGACCCAAGAGCGCGTCACGGGCACCGTGACCATCAAGTTCGAGGGCGGACAGGCCCGCCCGGTCGGCCGCGAATCCGAGTACGCCGCGTACTCCGAGTCCGCCGCCTCCTTCAACACGGAGACGGTCGACGGCATCGAGCAGGCCGACGCCACGGGCGTCGCCAAGTACCACGGCTTCCAGGCGCGTCTCGCCAACCAGAACGCGAAGACGAAGCAGAAGCCCGAACTGGCCGCAGACGGCGGCAGCGACGAGTAAGATGACAGGCGAGGACGGTGACTCCGAGGGCGTCATTCGCCGGGACCGCTTCAGCGGCGGCCCCGCCCGCGGGTTCATGTCGAGCCTCGCGGCCGACGAACGCATCTTCGAGGCCGACCTCGCCGTCGACCGGGCGCACGTCGTGATGCTCGCGGCACAGGACATCATCGAGTCCGACGTCGCCGCCGACATCCTCGCCGCACTGGATGAGGTAGAAGCAGCGGGTCACGACGCACTGTCCGGCGGCGAAGACGTTCACGAAGCCATCGAGGCCGCCGTCATC is drawn from Haloferax litoreum and contains these coding sequences:
- a CDS encoding DUF7555 family protein is translated as MEFDPRRIGVKTIDAVVYAIFLTGVVFALTATVSFAAGGGLPGAKWLMFFLGFTMLAYASLKLRPKAAWKGGRDDGGLFAGDDEPVGIEKLVGGLLDRVLPPSLRPVPDERPSSGAKLFLAAVCILGTSFVMEVVFGINY
- a CDS encoding DUF7529 family protein; the protein is MVESGDEDVPNVERIASEADRRREAWGATLDDMTALADEYEEEGWDTVRIAAGDTGTFGPGDAKADEEAFGIAYVVPGDKAEEVADLFEESSFPEYEIYRAENDGLVYMVTALFAPDIQTAVFVAGAFELRHALNCATTAVERGRMYSYFQKLDGTLVGVVEHDDPDKFFPDLDAVRRFAPNAGDDETADDAADDTDA
- a CDS encoding CBS domain-containing protein; its protein translation is MKVADAMTPGEEVVTVSLPGTRDDVLEYLQERGFSSVPVVKETDDGATYRGLISREDLIKHPDEDQLAVLVREVPTASADDDLDAVAATMVAEDARRIPVVDGDAIVGIITVTDVVRAIARGDIDGETLVGDLASKNVNTTYVETPLPVVEREIYYANVPYAVVLDKETSLAGIVTEVDIIEVARVVEGEAGTGDSVANQDDEWMWEGIKAVGNRYIPTRNVEIPAEPVSKFMSDDLETVSTRASAKDAAQMMIREDIEQIPLVTGDELIGIVRDINLLEALYE
- a CDS encoding ABC transporter permease, whose protein sequence is MSRWQYFLRRVLMSIPVVIFGTTITFALIRLGPLDPVSAILGTQYNPQAAEQIRNNLGLNQPLWSQYFDFMYRLFTFQLGQSWVIAPGTTAYELIQVYAPRTIWLGFWSVLIALFVGIPLGFYAGLNPNTLSDYVASFGGIVWRAMPNFWLAIMLVTALSQTGQWTNGFFTWQTWIVKTNVVTPPALGFFQSPLQGFIEDPGGWINSFVRATKQIAPAALVLGSASMGNEMRIGRTAVLETINSNYVETARAKGVSGRSLVWKHIFRNALIPLVPIITGEAFLLLGGSVFVETVFAINGLGWLFFNAAINGDLPLIGTLMYIFILILVGTNILQDFLYTVIDPRVGYEG
- a CDS encoding ABC transporter ATP-binding protein → MSTTSTEEEKMSHESGETLLEVNDLKTYYEDGGLLSSNPVKAVDGVSFSIERGETLGLVGESGCGKSTLGRTLMRLEEATAGDVKLNGTDITTLSGADLKQFRNDVQMVFQDPDSSLNERMTVGEIIREPLDVHDWKTPKERRQRVRELLETVGLQEEHYYRYPHQFSGGQRQRIGIARALALEPEFIILDEPVSALDVSVQAKILNLLEDLQNEFGLTYLFIAHDLAVVKHICDRVAVMYLGNIMEIGPADEMFESPANPYTHALLSSIPEPNPTAERDRITLRGTPPSPRDPPAGCPFSTRCPVKIRPEQYRSLDDDLWERIEVFREVLRERSRAEPSLSDRVRDLLGRETHQAGMDETLTELFGDLDVPTDVMDHLREAADYAENDDEDAARTYLREEFGSVCDRERPDQLGVGDRGRLSLCHRHEEQYEEPAAVFETLVQ
- the glyS gene encoding glycine--tRNA ligase, producing the protein MSEGTESAALAELAKRRGFFFGSSEAYGGVGGFYTYGPQGAALKSNVEEAWRDRFAVQEGNLEIEAPTIMPEPVFEASGHLDGFDDMLVECAECGESHRADHLIEDNSELEDAETLSPEEAAEKIADLGLVCPNCGAELAGQSVEEFNLMFGTNIGPGSKTPGYLRPETAQGIFVEFPRIKEYARNRLPFGVTQVGRAYRNEISPRKNIVRTREFTQAELEQFIDPERDEPDLSSVEDVEVRLYPATEQQDDDGDYLDTTIGEAVDEGIIANGWVGYYLGIAQEWYEHIGVDMERFRFRQHLPGELAHYAADCWDAESEVDGDWIEIAGFAYRGDYDLSKHGEHADDDFTVFQQYDEPKTVERAVVDPDMATLGPEFGAQAADVAEALETLAERDPDAFDADEVTLDIDGEAVTVDTDVANFSVETQTEAGEHITPHVVEPSFGVDRTVYTLLVHAYEQDEVDGEARTFLSLSPTIAPTNVGVFPLVSNVDELVDLADDVAEELRAAGFAVVYDDSGSIGRRYRRQDEVGTPFCVTIDRDGIEGAGDTTVTIRERDTGRQVRVPVDSLVETFVGLRAGTTSFDDVLDANEVVEA
- a CDS encoding ABC transporter ATP-binding protein — translated: MSTEQTTTTRQKGEPILSVENLRTAFYTDKEVIRAVDGISFDIHRGETVGIVGESGSGKSVTARSIMRLVDNPGRIENGRIMYDGEDLLDKTPKQMRRIRGGSIAMVFQDPLTSLNPVYTVGNQIKEALRLHRGMSGSKATREAIELLEAVGIPDAHRRIREYPHQFSGGMRQRAVIAMALACDPELLICDEPTTALDVTIQAQILELLEELQEERDLAIMFITHDMGVIAEIADRVNVMYAGEIVESAPVVELFESPKHPYTQGLLGSIPGQGLEEGGRLATIEGDVPTPNEEPTYCRFAPRCSKAFGECDTVHPVPVDVGDDATQHRASCLLYPEDLPTAEAVDVHRSGGTDGGDQR
- a CDS encoding ABC transporter permease, yielding MSTPTETEIPLRQRVAENPQPALIWAAVGVVLLGVELGAILQVLGAIAGVIVNLLPGDPGAAAVSSLQESLKGIPTLVSRDFIPNQGYWDGSQWIGTFLGLSPAAAWAIRVTVVYAYAFAILGWLWNGYNRYRRFYRRVDWTPRDDVVNRFRGHTWGQFGLIITITFVVMAVFAPALGPTTMEENILQPYDYEVSYWDDESQSVQTVLVGEANLGSGSQGAGDENVAPMTYDDYGRFHPFGTATNGKDLFTQVVFGARISLTIATVAMGIAGIIGLSLAMLTAYYKGLADLAIVLASDSIQALPVIMVLILMLVIFQNTWVRELYDGAVLIILIFSLVYWPFIWRSIRGPAFQVSEQDWIDAAKSFGQTPGQVMRKHMAPYVFSYMLIYASLSLGGIIISVAGLSYLGLGITAPTPEWGRLIADGQQYVASPSWHISLLPGVLITLVVTGLNAFGDGIRDAIDPQADTGDEAAATGGGA